A genomic window from Triticum urartu cultivar G1812 chromosome 7, Tu2.1, whole genome shotgun sequence includes:
- the LOC125525855 gene encoding serrate RNA effector molecule-like — translation MAEVADAPRRAAPGASSSPPPPPSSAGGSGDRKRGRSSPVLPPPPPGPPPPAAQNKRHRTEGGGFDRRRLGGGQDDRRFGNDHGGQGRHNNRAPDWHDSGHGGWNEGSGNSRREGLMSYKQFMQELEDDVSPVEAQSRYEEYKSEYITTQKKAYFDLHKNEDWLRNKYHPTNLESVMERRNELARATANEFFQDLQSGNFDTGPGLTSSAANKSGNNDVNVNGKKGKLGKDPDDLYYSAPKAHPVSSEPRRISIDIEQAQALICKLDSEKGIENNVLSSSDDDKAGSGSHGSMGPIVIIRGASTVKGLEGVELLDTLVTYLWRIHGVDYYGMSETNEPKGLRHVKADSRTYDGPSSNTAEWEEKLDSFWQDRIQGQDPLEILKAKDKIDAAASEVLDPHVRKIRDEKYGWKYGCGAKGCTKLFHASEFVTKHLKLKHTDFVVELTSKVREDIYFENYMNDPKAPGGTPIMQQSAPREKGRQRPPIESRLRDERGRRFDRNADSSNPDGSSENPDDPMYDSYGDPSVHGAFPPDIPAPPMLMPVPGAGPLGPFIPAPREVAMRMLREQGGPPPFEPNAGPRPRKAGRGGGPPLGGPSPILNAPLPIMHDPRMQDPRMQDPRKIRSYQDLDAPGDEVTVLDYRSL, via the exons atgGCCGAGGTCGCCGATGCGCCCCGCCGCGCGGCGCCTggggcctcctcctcccctccccctcccccctcctccgCCGGCGGCAGCGGCGACCGCAAGCGCGGCCGCTCCTCGCCCGTGCTCCCGCCGCCTCCCCCCGGCCCCCCTCCGCCGGCGGCGCAAAACAAGCGGCACCGGACAGAAGGAGGTGGGTTCGACCGGCGCCGTCTTGGTGGCGGGCAGGACGACAGGAG GTTTGGGAATGATCATGGTGGCCAAGGTCGACACAACAATCGTGCACCAG ATTGGCATGATTCTGGACATGGTGGATGGAATGAAGGATCAGGGAACTCCCGTAG GGAAGGTCTGATGTCTTACAAGCAGTTCATGCAGGAGCTTGAAGATGACGTTTCTCCTGTTGAAGCTCAAAGCAG ATATGAGGAGTACAAGTCAGAGTACATCACAACTCAGAAGAAAGCTTACTTTGACCTTCATAAGAATGAAGATTG GTTGAGAAACAAGTACCATCCTACTAACCTTGAATCTGTTATGGAAAG ACGGAATGAACTTGCGAGAGCTACTGCAAATGAATTCTTCCAAGATTTGCAGAGCGGAAATTTTGACAC TGGTCCAGGATTAACGAGTTCGGCAGCGAACAAATCTGGAAATAATGACGTGAATGTAAATGGAAAAAAGGGGAAACTTGGAAAGGACCCTGATGATTTATATTATTCTGCTCCCAAGGCTCATCCAGTCAGTTCTGAGCCTCGGCGAATTAGCATTGACATTGAACAAGCTCAAGCTCTCATCTGTAAACTTGATTCTGAGAAGGGTATTGAGAACAATGTTCTATCTAGTAGTGATGATGACAAAGCAGGCAGCGGATCACATGGTTCAATGGGCCCAATTGTAATAATACGGGGTGCATCTACTGTGAAGGGTCTTGAAGGTGTTGAGTTGCTGGACACTCTTGTCACTTATTTGTGGCGTATCCATGGTGTGGATTATTATGGCATGTCTGAGACAAATGAGCCAAAAGGCCTAAGGCATGTGAAAGCAGACTCAAGGACATATGATGGGCCTAGCTCAAATACAGCTGAATGGGAGGAGAAACTTGATTCATTCTGGCAAGACAGGATTCAAGGTCAGGATCCATTGGAAATATTGAAAGCAAAGGACAAGATTGATGCAGCTGCTAGTGAAGTGTTGGATCCACATGTCAGGAAAATAAGGGATGAGAAGTATGGATGGAAATATGGTTGTGGAGCTAAGGGGTGCACAAAGCTTTTCCATGCTTCTGAGTTCGTCACGAAGCATCTCAAACTCAAGCATACTGATTTTGTGGTGGAGCTGACTTCAAAAGTGAGAGAGGATATTTATTTTGAGAACTACATGAA TGATCCCAAGGCGCCTGGGGGGACACCGATCATGCAACAATCTGCTCCA AGGGAAAAGGGCAGACAGCGGCCACCAATTGAGAGTCGGCTGAGAGATGAACGTGGCCGTAGATTTGACAGAAATGCTGATTCATCAAACCCTGATGGATCCAGTGAAAACCCTGATGATCCAATGTATGATTCTTATGGTGATCCGTCTGTACATGGTGCCTTTCCTCCAGATATTCCTGCTCCTCCAATGCTGATGCCTGTGCCTGGTGCTGG CCCACTTGGGCCGTTTATTCCTGCACCACGGGAAGTTGCAATGCGTATGTTGAGGGAGCAAGGTGGGCCACCACCTTTTGAGCCGAATGCTGGTCCGCGTCCTAGGAAAGCAGGAAGGGGTGGTGGTCCCCCATTGGGTGGTCCATCACCAATCCTTAATGCTCCACTTCCTATAATGCATGATCCACGTATGCAAGATCCACGCATGCAGGATCCCCGTAAAATACGAAG CTATCAAGATCTCGACGCTCCTGGAGATGAAGTGACCGTTTTGGACTACCGGAGCCTGTAG